From the genome of Streptomyces sp. NBC_01317, one region includes:
- a CDS encoding cytochrome c oxidase subunit 4 yields the protein MKIQGTLFLWLSVFILGIAVLYGVWSKEAAGTTALFLAFGLTIMIGFYLSFTARRVDAMAQDNKDADVADEAGEVGFFSPHSWQPFSLAVGGALGFLGIAIGWWLLYFSAPLILVGLWGWVFEYYRGESRTQ from the coding sequence GTGAAGATCCAAGGCACGCTCTTCCTCTGGCTGAGCGTCTTCATCCTGGGCATCGCCGTGCTGTACGGCGTGTGGTCCAAGGAGGCCGCCGGCACGACGGCGCTCTTCCTGGCCTTCGGCCTGACGATCATGATCGGTTTCTACCTGTCCTTCACGGCCCGGCGTGTCGACGCCATGGCCCAGGACAACAAGGACGCCGACGTCGCGGACGAGGCCGGCGAGGTGGGCTTCTTCTCCCCGCACAGCTGGCAGCCCTTCTCGCTCGCCGTCGGCGGCGCGCTCGGCTTCCTGGGCATCGCGATCGGCTGGTGGCTGCTGTACTTCTCGGCGCCGCTGATCCTGGTGGGCCTGTGGGGCTGGGTCTTCGAGTACTACCGCGGTGAGAGCCGCACCCAGTAG
- the ctaD gene encoding aa3-type cytochrome oxidase subunit I has translation MSILDEPQGAAAAEDAYQNEIPVRPKQPGSVVVKWLTTTDHKTIGTMYLITSFAFFCIGGVMALFMRAELARPGTQIMSNEQFNQAFTMHGTIMLLMFATPLFAGFANWIMPLQIGAPDVAFPRLNMFAYWLYLFGSIIAVSGFITPQGAADFGWFAYSPLSDAVRSPGVGADLWIMGLAFSGFGTILGSVNFITTIICMRAPGMTMFRMPIFTWNVLLTGVLVLLAFPVLAAALFALEADRKFGAHVFDAANGGALLWQHLFWFFGHPEVYIIALPFFGIISEIIPVFSRKPMFGYIGLIAATISIAGLSVTVWAHHMYVTGGVLLPFFSFMTFLIAVPTGVKFFNWIGTMWKGSLSFETPMLWTIGFLITFAFGGLTGVILASPPLDFHVSDSYFVVAHFHYVVFGTVVFAMFAGFHFWWPKFTGKMLDERLGKITFWTLFIGFHGTFLVQHWLGAEGMPRRYADYLAADGFTALNTISTISSFLLGLSILPFFYNVWKTAKYGKKVEVDDPWGYGRSLEWATSCPPPRHNFLTLPRIRSESPAFDLHHPEIAALEQLETSGHGAGTGALAGGKEAGK, from the coding sequence GTGAGCATCCTCGACGAACCCCAGGGTGCCGCCGCGGCTGAGGACGCGTACCAGAACGAGATTCCGGTACGGCCCAAGCAGCCCGGCAGTGTCGTCGTGAAGTGGCTGACCACCACCGATCACAAGACGATCGGCACGATGTACCTGATCACGTCGTTCGCGTTCTTCTGCATCGGCGGGGTGATGGCGCTCTTCATGCGCGCCGAGCTGGCCCGTCCCGGCACGCAGATCATGTCGAACGAGCAGTTCAACCAGGCGTTCACGATGCACGGCACGATCATGCTGCTGATGTTCGCGACGCCGCTGTTCGCCGGATTCGCGAACTGGATCATGCCGCTCCAGATCGGTGCGCCCGACGTGGCGTTCCCGCGGCTGAACATGTTCGCCTACTGGCTCTACCTCTTCGGCTCGATCATCGCCGTCAGCGGCTTCATCACCCCCCAGGGTGCCGCCGACTTCGGATGGTTCGCCTACTCCCCGCTGTCGGACGCGGTCCGCTCGCCGGGTGTCGGCGCCGACCTGTGGATCATGGGCCTGGCCTTCTCCGGCTTCGGCACGATCCTCGGTTCGGTCAACTTCATCACCACGATCATCTGCATGCGCGCCCCCGGCATGACGATGTTCCGCATGCCGATCTTCACCTGGAACGTGCTGCTGACCGGTGTGCTGGTCCTGCTCGCCTTCCCGGTGCTCGCCGCCGCCCTCTTCGCACTGGAGGCGGACCGCAAGTTCGGAGCACATGTCTTTGATGCCGCCAACGGCGGAGCCCTGTTGTGGCAACACCTCTTCTGGTTCTTCGGGCATCCGGAGGTGTACATCATCGCCTTGCCCTTCTTCGGGATCATCTCCGAGATCATTCCGGTGTTCAGCCGGAAGCCGATGTTCGGTTACATCGGCCTGATCGCGGCGACGATCTCCATCGCCGGCCTGTCCGTGACCGTGTGGGCCCACCACATGTACGTCACCGGCGGAGTGCTGCTGCCGTTCTTCTCGTTCATGACGTTCCTCATCGCGGTCCCGACCGGGGTGAAGTTCTTCAACTGGATCGGCACGATGTGGAAGGGCTCCCTGTCCTTCGAGACACCGATGCTCTGGACGATCGGCTTCCTGATCACCTTCGCCTTCGGTGGTCTGACCGGCGTCATCCTGGCCTCGCCGCCGCTGGACTTCCACGTCTCCGACTCGTACTTCGTGGTCGCGCACTTCCACTACGTCGTCTTCGGCACCGTGGTGTTCGCGATGTTCGCCGGATTCCACTTCTGGTGGCCGAAGTTCACCGGGAAGATGCTGGACGAACGGCTCGGCAAGATCACCTTCTGGACGCTGTTCATCGGCTTCCACGGCACCTTCCTCGTGCAGCACTGGCTGGGCGCGGAAGGCATGCCACGCCGGTACGCGGACTATCTCGCCGCCGACGGATTCACCGCGCTGAACACCATCTCCACGATCAGCTCGTTCCTGCTCGGCCTGTCGATCCTGCCGTTCTTCTACAACGTGTGGAAGACCGCCAAGTACGGCAAGAAGGTCGAGGTCGACGACCCGTGGGGCTACGGCCGTTCCCTCGAATGGGCGACTTCGTGCCCGCCCCCGCGGCACAACTTCCTCACCCTGCCGCGCATCCGTTCCGAATCCCCGGCGTTCGATCTCCACCACCCGGAGATCGCCGCGCTCGAACAGCTGGAGACCTCCGGTCACGGAGCCGGGACCGGCGCCCTCGCCGGTGGCAAGGAGGCCGGGAAGTGA
- the qcrC gene encoding cytochrome bc1 complex diheme cytochrome c subunit, which yields MKKLSARRRHPLAAVVVLLLALAATGGLYAAFAPADKAQADTTSQSLAIEEGKKLYSVGCASCHGVGGQGSSDGPSLVGVGAAAVDFQVGTGRMPAQQPGAQVPKKKVIYSQKEIDQLAAYVASLGAGPAQPTSEQYSPDGADIAKGGDLFRTNCTQCHNFTGEGGALTHGKTAPNLNGVNPKHIYEAMQTGPQNMPSFPDTTMPEQQKKDLIAYIQAVNGSDAPSPGGLNLGGLGPVSEGLFGWIFGLGACIAVAIWVAAHTAKAKKS from the coding sequence GTGAAAAAGCTCTCCGCACGACGACGCCATCCGCTGGCTGCGGTCGTCGTCCTACTCCTCGCGCTGGCGGCCACCGGGGGGCTGTACGCGGCGTTCGCGCCCGCGGACAAGGCGCAGGCCGACACCACCTCCCAGTCACTCGCCATCGAGGAGGGCAAGAAGCTCTACTCCGTGGGCTGTGCGAGCTGCCACGGAGTGGGCGGCCAGGGCAGCAGCGACGGTCCCTCCCTGGTGGGCGTCGGCGCGGCCGCCGTGGACTTCCAGGTCGGCACCGGCCGCATGCCGGCCCAGCAGCCCGGCGCGCAGGTGCCGAAGAAGAAGGTCATCTACTCGCAGAAGGAGATCGACCAGCTCGCCGCGTACGTCGCGTCCCTCGGCGCGGGACCCGCCCAGCCGACCTCGGAGCAGTACAGCCCCGACGGCGCGGACATCGCCAAGGGCGGCGACCTGTTCCGTACCAACTGCACCCAGTGCCACAACTTCACGGGTGAGGGCGGCGCGCTGACACACGGCAAGACCGCACCGAACCTGAACGGCGTCAATCCGAAGCACATCTACGAGGCCATGCAGACCGGCCCGCAGAACATGCCGTCCTTCCCGGACACGACGATGCCGGAACAGCAGAAGAAGGACCTCATCGCGTACATCCAGGCGGTGAACGGCTCCGACGCCCCGAGCCCCGGCGGTCTCAACCTGGGCGGCCTCGGCCCCGTCAGTGAGGGCCTGTTCGGCTGGATCTTCGGGCTCGGCGCATGTATCGCAGTCGCCATCTGGGTCGCGGCCCACACCGCTAAGGCCAAGAAGTCATGA
- the nadA gene encoding quinolinate synthase NadA, protein MRDVTTAQPQQDLAVQPTPLALLLLGRQADPRSERGVECPGDLPSPSDPDLVERARAAKEKLGDKVFVLGHHYQRDEVIQFADVTGDSFKLARDAAARPEAEYIVFCGVHFMAESADILTGAGQKVVLPDLAAGCSMADMATAEQVAECWDVLTEAGVAEQVVPVSYMNSSADIKAFTGKHGGTICTSSNAERALNWAFEQGEKVLFLPDQHLGRNTAVRELGLSLEDCVLYNPHKPNGGLTTQELRDAKMILWRGHCSVHGRFSVESVRDVRERIPGVNVLVHPECKHEVVSAADYVGSTEYIIKALEDAPAGSKWAIGTELNLVQRLANRFAAEDKEIVFLDRTVCFCSTMNRIDLPHLVWTLESLAEGNEVNRIQVDKETADLSRLALERMLSLP, encoded by the coding sequence GTGCGTGACGTGACCACCGCCCAACCCCAGCAGGACCTCGCCGTCCAGCCGACTCCCCTCGCCCTGCTGCTGCTCGGCCGCCAGGCCGACCCGCGCAGCGAGCGGGGCGTGGAGTGTCCCGGCGATCTGCCCTCCCCGTCCGACCCGGATCTGGTGGAGCGCGCCCGCGCGGCGAAGGAGAAGCTCGGGGACAAGGTGTTCGTCCTCGGCCACCATTACCAGCGCGACGAGGTCATCCAGTTCGCCGACGTCACCGGTGACTCGTTCAAACTCGCCAGGGACGCCGCCGCCCGCCCCGAGGCGGAGTACATCGTCTTCTGCGGGGTGCACTTCATGGCCGAGTCGGCGGACATCCTCACCGGTGCGGGCCAGAAGGTCGTGCTGCCCGACCTGGCGGCGGGCTGCTCCATGGCCGACATGGCGACGGCCGAGCAGGTCGCGGAGTGCTGGGACGTCCTGACGGAGGCCGGGGTCGCCGAGCAGGTCGTGCCGGTCTCGTACATGAACTCGTCGGCGGACATCAAGGCGTTCACCGGCAAGCACGGCGGCACGATCTGCACGTCCTCGAACGCCGAGCGCGCGCTGAACTGGGCCTTCGAGCAGGGCGAGAAGGTCCTCTTCCTGCCGGACCAGCACCTGGGGCGCAACACCGCCGTACGGGAGCTGGGGCTGTCCCTGGAGGACTGCGTCCTCTACAACCCGCACAAGCCGAACGGCGGCCTGACCACCCAGGAGCTGCGGGACGCCAAGATGATCCTGTGGCGTGGTCACTGCTCGGTGCACGGCCGGTTCTCGGTCGAGTCCGTCCGTGACGTACGGGAGCGGATCCCGGGCGTGAACGTCCTGGTGCACCCGGAGTGCAAGCACGAGGTCGTCTCCGCCGCCGATTACGTGGGCTCGACCGAGTACATCATCAAGGCGCTGGAGGACGCCCCGGCCGGCTCGAAATGGGCGATCGGTACGGAGCTGAACCTGGTCCAGCGGCTGGCGAACCGTTTCGCCGCCGAGGACAAGGAGATCGTCTTCCTCGACCGTACGGTCTGCTTCTGCTCCACCATGAACCGCATCGACCTGCCCCACCTGGTGTGGACCCTGGAGTCGCTGGCGGAGGGCAACGAGGTCAACCGGATCCAGGTCGACAAGGAGACGGCGGACCTCTCCCGGCTGGCGCTGGAGCGGATGCTGTCGCTGCCGTAG
- a CDS encoding cysteine desulfurase/sulfurtransferase TusA family protein, whose amino-acid sequence MPYFDAASSAPLHPVARQALQASLDEGWADPARLYREGRRAALLLDAAREAAAEAVGCRPDELVFTPSGTHAVHAGVAGVLAGRRRVGRHVAVSSVEHSSVLHAAAAGGDVTEVPVDRFGAVSPESYGEVLRTDTALACLQSANHEVGTEQPVAGVAEVCRGREVPLLVDAAQSLGWGPVEGGWSVLTASAHKWGGPAGVGLLAVRKGVRFAPQGPADERESGRAPGFQNIPAVVAAAASLRAVRAEAEAEGLRLRTLVDLVRARVPELVPDVEVVGDPVRRLPHLVTFSCLYADGEALLHALDLADFSVNSGSSCTSGTLTPSHVLRAMGVLSEGNVRVSLPPGTPAAEVERFLEVLPGAVAGVRDRLGAPVTVTGPGATPPLVVDTLVVDALGRRCPIPVIELAKVIGDVPVGGTVTVLADDEAARLDIPAWCAMRGQAYVGEEPADHGAAYVVRRVS is encoded by the coding sequence GTGCCCTACTTCGACGCCGCCTCGTCCGCCCCGCTCCACCCCGTCGCCCGCCAGGCGCTCCAGGCCTCGCTGGACGAGGGGTGGGCCGACCCCGCCCGGCTGTACCGGGAGGGGCGGCGGGCGGCGCTGCTCCTGGACGCGGCGCGGGAGGCCGCGGCGGAGGCGGTCGGCTGCCGTCCCGACGAGCTGGTGTTCACTCCTTCGGGGACGCACGCGGTGCACGCGGGAGTGGCCGGGGTCCTCGCGGGCCGCCGGCGTGTCGGCCGGCATGTGGCCGTCTCCTCCGTGGAGCACTCCTCGGTGCTGCACGCGGCGGCGGCGGGCGGCGACGTGACCGAGGTGCCGGTGGACCGGTTCGGGGCGGTTTCGCCCGAGTCGTACGGTGAAGTCCTGCGTACGGACACGGCGCTGGCCTGTCTCCAGTCCGCCAACCACGAGGTGGGGACGGAGCAGCCGGTGGCCGGGGTCGCCGAGGTGTGCCGCGGCCGGGAGGTCCCGCTGCTGGTCGACGCGGCGCAGTCGCTGGGGTGGGGGCCGGTGGAGGGCGGCTGGTCGGTGCTGACCGCCAGCGCGCACAAATGGGGCGGTCCCGCGGGGGTGGGGCTGCTGGCCGTCCGCAAGGGGGTGCGGTTCGCCCCTCAAGGCCCCGCCGACGAGCGGGAGTCGGGGCGGGCCCCCGGCTTCCAGAACATTCCGGCGGTGGTGGCGGCGGCGGCGTCGCTGCGCGCGGTACGGGCGGAGGCGGAGGCGGAGGGCCTTCGCCTGCGGACGCTGGTGGACCTGGTCCGCGCCCGGGTGCCGGAACTGGTCCCCGATGTCGAGGTGGTGGGCGATCCGGTGCGCCGGCTCCCCCACCTGGTCACCTTCTCGTGTCTCTATGCCGACGGCGAGGCGCTGCTGCACGCGCTGGACCTGGCGGACTTCTCCGTCAACTCCGGCTCGTCCTGCACGAGCGGCACGCTGACCCCGAGCCATGTGCTGCGGGCGATGGGCGTGCTGTCGGAGGGGAACGTACGGGTCTCGCTGCCGCCGGGCACCCCGGCGGCGGAGGTGGAGCGGTTCCTGGAGGTGCTGCCCGGGGCGGTGGCGGGGGTACGGGACCGGCTGGGCGCGCCGGTCACGGTCACCGGCCCCGGCGCGACGCCCCCGCTCGTGGTGGACACGCTGGTGGTGGACGCGCTCGGGCGGCGGTGTCCGATCCCGGTGATCGAGCTGGCGAAGGTGATCGGTGACGTGCCGGTCGGCGGGACGGTGACGGTCCTCGCGGACGACGAGGCGGCGCGGCTGGACATCCCGGCGTGGTGCGCGATGCGGGGCCAGGCGTACGTGGGCGAGGAGCCGGCGGACCACGGTGCCGCGTATGTGGTCCGCCGGGTGTCGTGA
- a CDS encoding carbohydrate kinase family protein, protein MRIAVTGSIATDHLMTFPGRFSDQLVAEQLHTVSLSFLVDNLDVRRGGVGANICFGMGQLGTGPILVGAAGADFDEYRAWLDRHGVDTASVRISEVLHTARFVCTTDADHNQIGSFYTGAMSEARQIELKKVADRVGGLDLVLIGADDPEAMLRHTEECRSRKIPFAADFSQQIARMTGDDIRTLLEGATYLFSNEYEKGLIESKTGWTDEEILGKVGHRVTTLGKRGVRIESVGADPIEVGCPEEDTKADPTGVGDAFRAGFLSGLSWGVGLERAAQVGCMLATLVIETVGTQEYTLARTHFMERFTKAYGHDAATEVRTYLV, encoded by the coding sequence GTGCGAATCGCAGTCACCGGCTCCATCGCCACCGACCACCTGATGACCTTTCCCGGCCGCTTCTCCGACCAGTTGGTCGCCGAGCAGCTCCACACGGTCTCCCTCTCCTTCCTGGTCGACAACCTCGACGTGCGCAGGGGCGGTGTCGGCGCGAACATCTGCTTCGGCATGGGCCAGCTCGGCACCGGACCCATCCTGGTCGGCGCCGCCGGCGCGGACTTCGACGAATACCGCGCCTGGCTCGACCGGCACGGCGTCGACACCGCCTCCGTCCGGATCTCCGAGGTCCTCCACACGGCCCGGTTCGTCTGCACCACGGACGCCGACCACAACCAGATCGGCTCCTTCTACACGGGCGCGATGAGCGAGGCCCGCCAGATCGAGCTCAAGAAGGTCGCCGACCGCGTCGGCGGCCTCGACCTCGTCCTGATCGGCGCGGACGACCCCGAGGCGATGCTCCGCCACACCGAGGAGTGCCGCTCCCGCAAGATCCCCTTCGCCGCGGACTTCTCGCAGCAGATCGCCCGGATGACCGGCGACGACATCCGCACCCTGCTCGAAGGCGCCACGTACCTCTTCTCCAACGAGTACGAGAAGGGGCTCATCGAGTCCAAGACCGGCTGGACCGACGAGGAGATCCTCGGCAAGGTCGGCCACCGCGTCACCACCCTCGGCAAGCGGGGCGTGCGCATCGAATCCGTCGGCGCGGACCCGATCGAGGTCGGCTGCCCGGAGGAGGACACCAAGGCCGACCCCACCGGAGTCGGCGACGCCTTCCGCGCGGGCTTCCTCTCCGGCCTGTCCTGGGGCGTCGGCCTGGAGCGCGCGGCCCAGGTGGGCTGCATGCTGGCGACGCTCGTCATCGAGACGGTCGGCACCCAGGAGTACACGCTCGCCCGCACGCACTTCATGGAGCGCTTCACCAAGGCGTACGGCCACGACGCGGCCACCGAGGTCAGGACCTACCTGGTCTGA
- a CDS encoding HesB/IscA family protein gives MSVSDDTKTVSDGILLSDAAAGKVKALLDQEGRDDLALRVAVQPGGCSGLRYQLFFDERSLDGDVVKDFGGVKVVTDRMSAPYLGGASIDFVDTIEKQGFTIDNPNASGSCACGDSFS, from the coding sequence ATGTCCGTATCGGACGACACCAAAACCGTGAGCGACGGCATCCTCCTGTCGGATGCAGCCGCGGGCAAGGTCAAGGCCCTGCTGGACCAGGAAGGGCGGGACGACCTCGCGCTGCGCGTGGCTGTCCAGCCCGGCGGCTGCTCGGGCCTCCGCTACCAGCTCTTCTTCGACGAGCGCTCGCTCGACGGCGATGTCGTCAAGGACTTCGGCGGCGTCAAGGTCGTCACCGACCGGATGAGCGCCCCCTACCTGGGCGGCGCCTCCATCGACTTCGTCGACACCATCGAGAAGCAGGGCTTCACGATCGACAACCCGAACGCGTCGGGCTCCTGCGCCTGCGGAGACTCCTTCAGCTAG
- the ctaE gene encoding aa3-type cytochrome oxidase subunit III, translated as MSVVATATTVETGHAHPSVNRPNLTSVGTIIWLSSELMFFAALFAMYFTLRSVTGEEHWKEVASSLNVPFSATNTTILVLSSLTCQLGVFAAERGDVKKLRTWFVITFVMGAIFIGGQIFEYTELVRNDGISLSSDPYGSVFYLTTGFHGAHVTGGLIAFLFVLGRTYAAKRFTHEQATAAIVVSYYWHFVDVVWIGLFATIYLIK; from the coding sequence ATGTCGGTCGTGGCGACAGCAACGACAGTAGAAACCGGGCACGCGCACCCGTCGGTCAATCGGCCGAACCTCACCAGCGTCGGAACGATCATCTGGCTGAGTTCCGAGCTGATGTTCTTCGCGGCCCTCTTCGCGATGTACTTCACCCTGCGATCCGTGACGGGGGAGGAGCACTGGAAGGAAGTGGCGTCGTCCCTGAACGTTCCGTTCTCGGCGACGAACACCACGATCCTGGTGCTCTCCTCCCTCACCTGCCAGCTCGGCGTCTTCGCCGCGGAGCGCGGTGACGTGAAGAAGCTCCGCACCTGGTTCGTGATCACGTTCGTGATGGGTGCGATCTTCATCGGCGGTCAGATCTTCGAGTACACCGAACTGGTCAGGAACGACGGCATCTCGCTGTCCTCCGACCCGTACGGCTCGGTGTTCTACCTGACCACCGGCTTCCACGGTGCGCATGTGACAGGTGGCCTGATCGCCTTCCTGTTCGTCCTCGGCAGGACGTACGCGGCCAAGAGGTTCACCCACGAACAAGCAACCGCCGCCATCGTTGTGTCCTATTACTGGCACTTCGTCGATGTCGTCTGGATCGGCCTTTTCGCCACGATCTACTTGATCAAGTAA
- a CDS encoding L,D-transpeptidase, giving the protein MNHTPRFRTVLSCTLLVVSLGAGATACGDSGDNPLSAEPYDAAGQIAFSAPSGSKKANPDKPLEVTSKGGGGRITDVTATDTSGRYLAGELTADGSRWRSTAPLAAGTRYTVHVATEDDGGAPGSRTLSFDTQAPKGKKLLTVKFGPEAGKYGVGQPVTATLSAPVKAKADRAVVERSLKVRSSPGAQGAWHWVDSKTLHFRPKEFWPANGTVTATSTLQGVRVGRLYGGPVKPLKLSTGDRVEAVADAGSHYMTVYRNGKEIKSIPVTTGKPGFSTRNGIKVILGKEQFVRMRGTSVGIAAGSGESYDLPVYWATRVTWSGEYVHAAPWSVGSQGSANVSHGCVGMSTDNAKWFFGVVRQGDIVRVVNSEGHTMENFGNGFGDWNLSWDKWRGGSVLTAGVPEGTGPAAAGRLRPEV; this is encoded by the coding sequence ATGAACCACACCCCACGCTTCCGCACCGTTCTCAGCTGCACCCTGCTGGTCGTGTCCCTCGGGGCGGGCGCGACCGCGTGCGGGGACAGCGGTGACAACCCCCTCTCGGCCGAGCCCTACGACGCGGCGGGACAGATCGCGTTCAGCGCCCCCTCCGGCAGCAAGAAGGCCAACCCCGACAAGCCCCTGGAAGTCACCTCCAAGGGCGGCGGCGGCCGCATCACGGACGTCACGGCCACCGACACCTCGGGCCGCTACCTCGCCGGTGAACTCACCGCCGACGGCTCACGCTGGCGCTCCACGGCCCCGCTCGCCGCGGGCACCCGCTACACCGTCCACGTCGCCACCGAGGACGACGGCGGCGCCCCCGGCTCCCGGACGCTCTCCTTCGACACCCAGGCCCCCAAGGGCAAGAAGCTCCTCACGGTCAAGTTCGGCCCCGAGGCGGGCAAGTACGGCGTCGGGCAGCCCGTCACCGCGACACTCAGCGCCCCGGTCAAGGCGAAGGCGGACCGCGCCGTCGTCGAACGCTCCCTCAAGGTGCGCTCCAGCCCCGGCGCCCAGGGCGCCTGGCACTGGGTCGACAGCAAGACCCTGCACTTCAGGCCGAAGGAATTCTGGCCCGCGAACGGCACCGTCACCGCCACCAGTACGCTCCAAGGAGTGAGGGTCGGGAGGTTGTACGGCGGGCCCGTCAAGCCGCTGAAGCTGTCCACCGGCGACCGCGTCGAGGCCGTGGCCGACGCCGGATCGCACTACATGACGGTCTACCGCAACGGCAAAGAGATAAAAAGCATTCCCGTGACCACCGGCAAACCGGGCTTCTCCACGCGTAACGGGATCAAAGTGATCCTGGGCAAGGAGCAGTTCGTCCGGATGCGCGGGACGAGCGTCGGCATCGCGGCCGGCAGCGGTGAGTCGTACGACCTGCCCGTCTACTGGGCGACCCGCGTCACCTGGAGCGGTGAGTACGTGCACGCCGCGCCCTGGTCCGTCGGTTCGCAGGGCTCCGCCAACGTCAGCCACGGCTGCGTCGGGATGTCCACCGACAACGCGAAGTGGTTCTTCGGGGTCGTCCGCCAGGGCGACATCGTGCGGGTCGTCAACAGCGAGGGTCACACGATGGAGAACTTCGGCAACGGGTTCGGCGACTGGAACCTGAGCTGGGACAAGTGGCGCGGCGGCAGCGTCCTGACCGCCGGCGTCCCGGAAGGCACGGGACCCGCCGCGGCGGGACGGCTGCGTCCTGAGGTCTGA
- the ctaC gene encoding aa3-type cytochrome oxidase subunit II, whose product MSPNGSDRSSRRPMRRTLPQVLTAGLILATATGCTYKDFPRLGMPTPVTEEAPRILSLWQGSWAAALITGVLVWGLILWSVIFHRRSRTKVEVPPQTRYNMPIEALYTVVPLIIVSVLFYFTARDETKLLNLSDKPAHTVNVVGYQWSWGFNYIENVDGDATTGTKIPSEISSIPNRFLKDFPKGAEGVYDAGVPGERNPQTGNPGPTLWLPKGEKVRFILTSRDVIHDFWVVPFLMKMDVVPGHTNAFEVTPNQEGTFKGKCAELCGVDHSRMLFNVKVVSPERYQQHLKDLAKEGQNGYIPAGIAQTDPARNAEDKNL is encoded by the coding sequence GTGAGTCCCAACGGCTCCGACCGCTCGTCGCGGCGCCCGATGCGGCGGACGCTGCCGCAGGTGCTGACTGCGGGCCTGATCCTTGCGACCGCCACCGGTTGCACGTACAAGGACTTCCCCCGCCTGGGTATGCCCACCCCGGTGACGGAAGAGGCCCCTCGGATCCTCTCCCTCTGGCAGGGCTCGTGGGCGGCAGCGCTCATCACGGGCGTACTGGTATGGGGTCTGATCCTGTGGAGCGTCATCTTCCACCGGCGCAGCCGCACCAAGGTGGAGGTACCTCCGCAGACCCGGTACAACATGCCCATCGAGGCGCTGTACACCGTGGTCCCCCTCATCATCGTCTCGGTGCTCTTCTACTTCACCGCGCGTGACGAGACGAAGCTCCTCAACCTCTCCGACAAGCCGGCCCACACCGTGAACGTGGTCGGCTACCAGTGGAGCTGGGGCTTCAACTACATCGAGAACGTGGACGGCGACGCGACCACCGGGACGAAGATCCCCAGTGAGATCAGCTCCATCCCGAACCGGTTCCTCAAGGACTTCCCGAAGGGCGCCGAAGGCGTCTACGACGCCGGTGTCCCGGGCGAGCGGAATCCGCAGACGGGCAACCCCGGCCCGACCCTCTGGCTCCCCAAGGGCGAGAAGGTCCGCTTCATCCTGACCTCCCGCGATGTCATCCACGACTTCTGGGTGGTGCCCTTCCTGATGAAGATGGACGTCGTCCCGGGCCACACCAACGCCTTCGAGGTGACCCCCAATCAGGAGGGCACCTTCAAGGGCAAGTGCGCCGAACTCTGCGGCGTCGACCACTCCCGGATGCTCTTCAACGTCAAGGTGGTCTCCCCGGAGCGTTACCAGCAGCACCTCAAGGACCTGGCGAAGGAAGGCCAGAACGGCTACATCCCGGCGGGCATCGCGCAGACGGACCCCGCCAGGAACGCGGAGGACAAGAACCTGTGA